The Candidozyma auris chromosome 1, complete sequence genome includes a region encoding these proteins:
- a CDS encoding bifunctional triglyceride lipase/lysophosphatidylethanolamine acyltransferase, which produces MIRRYVGYVVLPIFAFVVNHTPGFVWILIDFVLDVWLFWVRKIYHWHTRTDSLNEALKQLKSVENYNEWKAIVTEIDRLTNMDIWRQNFISKHYDYMLVNERMTLLREARLNEDASLLMSLLRSGLLRNFGGIAQKRLYTKAYLGTKFKIQEYIIEVLDCLNYLNDSIHAERASNDYIMNSKQLKLDFFHDARQSFGCTALILQGGSLFGLCHIGVVRALYFKGLLPRVIGGSAVGAAVAAMVCSLTDAELIPILVSITDVMGNVDTLNHDVDERYGNVIENVVRKGYSQDILVYLKFVRDTIGDLTFEEAYLKTEKILNIVVHPTHQSIPCLLNYITAPNVIIWTAIYASIGTGVLSDNVQLYVKDLKNDIVPMAPDLDISFLKPQDVSYQQHYFSSHRKKDQEQSLFSAPAENSPYTRLTELFNVNHFITSLVRPYLAPLISNDLKHHNAYGKLRFSDDALSIFWNDESKKLEKPKSSASHIDVLTKDSSYNFRKHLKNVIGLEIQHRLDVMNKLGLLPEIVKRLCIDEKPSTARFSTNSREITIVPELRYLLRDIGRVFDVHKTMENIPYWILVGERSVWPLYPLLWTRCAIEFALDDLYSLHRKQRRA; this is translated from the coding sequence ATGATACGGCGCTACGTGGGATACGTCGTGCTCCCCATATTTGCGTTCGTCGTGAATCATACCCCAGGTTTCGTATGGATACTCATCGACTTTGTCCTTGACGTTTGGTTGTTCTGGGTCCGCAAGATATACCATTGGCACACCCGTACAGATAGTCTTAATGAAGCTCTTAAACAGCTCAAGTCTGTGGAAAATTACAATGAGTGGAAGGCTATAGTTACAGAGATAGATAGACTCACCAACATGGACATATGGAGACAGAACTTCATTTCCAAGCACTACGACTATATGCTAGTAAACGAGCGCATGACACTATTACGGGAGGCCAGActcaatgaagatgcaTCTCTTCTCATGTCGTTGCTTCGTTCAGGGCTTTTACGCAATTTTGGAGGAATAGCCCAGAAGAGACTCTACACAAAGGCGTACCTCGGCACTAAATTCAAGATTCAAGAGTACATCATCGAGGTATTAGATTGCCTCAATTACTTGAACGATTCCATCCATGCAGAGCGTGCAAGTAATGACTACATCATGAACAGCAAGCAGCTAAAGCTTGACTTCTTCCACGATGCAAGACAGTCCTTTGGTTGCACAGCTCTCATCTTGCAAGGTGGGTCTCTCTTCGGCTTGTGTCACATTGGCGTAGTGAGAGCACTATACTTCAAAGGATTGCTTCCACGTGTGATAGGTGGCAGCGCTGTTGGTGCTGCCGTTGCGGCAATGGTGTGTTCTCTCACAGATGCGGAGCTCATACCTATCTTGGTTTCCATAACGGATGTGATGGGCAATGTAGATACCCTCAACCacgatgttgatgagaGGTATGGAAATGTCATCGAGAACGTCGTACGCAAGGGATACTCCCAGGATATCCTTGTTTACCTCAAATTCGTGAGAGACACAATAGGCGATTTGACCTTCGAGGAGGCCTATCTCAAGACTGAAAAGATCCTCAATATTGTGGTTCATCCAACGCATCAATCCATACCCTGCTTACTCAACTACATCACGGCACCTAATGTCATCATATGGACTGCAATTTATGCCTCTATAGGCACAGGAGTTCTTTCGGACAACGTTCAATTGTACGTCAAAGATCTCAAAAATGACATTGTGCCTATGGCACCAGACTTAGATATCTCATTCTTGAAGCCCCAGGATGTCAGTTATCAACAGCATTACTTCAGTTCTCATAGGAAAAAGGACCAGGAGCAGAGTTTGTTTTCGGCTCCAGCAGAAAACTCTCCATATACCCGGCTCACAGAGCTCTTCAACGTCAATCATTTTATTACAAGTTTGGTGAGACCATACTTGGCCCCCCTTATCAGCAATGATCTCAAACATCACAATGCATATGGTAAGTTGAGATTCAGCGATGATGCATTAAGTATATTTTGGAACGATGAATCTAAAAAACTCGAAAAACCAAAGTCTTCAGCTTCCCACATCGATGTCCTTACGAAAGACTCCAGTTATAACTTCAGGAAACATCTCAAAAATGTAATTGGTCTTGAAATACAGCATCGACTTGACGTCATGAACAAACTCGGCCTCTTGCCAGAGATTGTGAAACGTCTATGCATTGACGAGAAGCCTTCAACTGCACGCTTTTCGACAAATTCACGGGAAATAACAATAGTTCCCGAATTGAGATATCTTCTTCGGGACATTGGTCGAGTGTTTGATGTTCACAAGACCATGGAAAATATACCTTACTGGATCTTAGTGGGTGAGCGTTCTGTCTGGCCTTTGTATCCCTTGCTCTGGACCAGATGTGCCATTGAATTTGCACTCGATGACTTATATAGTCTTCACAGAAAACAGAGACGTGCCTGA
- a CDS encoding snoRNA-binding rRNA-processing protein UTP15, with protein MSSTRHRVQQARAPVLPSKTTPEQRYWKGFMNPQLIKENHPITHIHFNPVSPHDFAVTSSTRIQVFSSKTRQVTKTFSRFKDVVYSGEYRYDGKLLVAADASGLVSIFDAYQPRNLLVSISPSSHPSHVAKFHPTIGNQLVTGSDDRVMRVYDISQSTSGPIVEFDDSLHNDYIRSCAFVPGNSNLITTGCYDGVIRLFDTRQQDPIAKFDQGSPVEDVLALTPTTLVSAGGPQVKVWDLAKGSQIREFTNFTKTATSLHDAGSKGLLVGSLDGHVKIFDYSSPNWDVKFGWKFASGGVLSTAVSPNYKHFATGLTSGLLSIRTRKTEPKSVQQKQKHSLSYARAIKGNDYTGDEGAQIITTAGTGPKKITPYERNLRGFRWAEALDTVVGGGYSKEQVVTVMHELKKRGKIRAALYGRDESSLMPIVQWCIKNLEDVRYFNVICDYLAVIFECYGHLLSKSVALEEAFNTLSQQIRLEVRKCKDAKEMSGMLELLAI; from the coding sequence ATGTCCTCGACAAGACACAGAGTCCAACAAGCACGAGCGCCTGTTTTACCTTCTAAAACCACACCAGAACAGAGGTACTGGAAAGGATTCATGAATCCTCagctcatcaaggaaaatcATCCCATCACACACATCCACTTCAACCCAGTTTCTCCCCATGATTTTGCCGTTACTTCCTCTACAAGAATCCAAGTTTTCTCTTCCAAAACAAGACAGGTCACAAAAACGTTCTCAAGGTTCAAAGATGTGGTGTACTCGGGTGAATACAGATATGACGGGAAGCTTTTAGTCGCTGCCGATGCCCTGGGTCTTGTCTCCATCTTTGACGCATACCAGCCTCGAAATCTTCTTGTCAGTATATCGCCATCCTCCCATCCATCGCATGTTGCCAAATTTCACCCAACGATAGGAAACCAGCTTGTCACCGGCTCTGACGATAGAGTCATGAGAGTTTACGATATTTCCCAGAGTACAAGTGGACCTATTGTCGAGTTTGATGACTCCCTTCATAACGATTACATAAGAAGTTGTGCTTTTGTTCCAGGTAACTCTAACTTAATTACTACGGGGTGTTACGATGGTGTGATCAGACTCTTTGATACCAGACAACAAGACCCCATTGCCAAGTTTGACCAAGGGAGTCCTGTGGAAGATGTGTTAGCTCTCACTCCTACGACGTTAGTCAGCGCTGGTGGTCCCCAAGTTAAAGTGTGGGACTTGGCTAAAGGATCTCAAATACGTGAGTTCACTAACTTCACTAAGACCGCCACCTCTTTGCACGATGCCGGCAGCAAAGGCTTGCTCGTCGGTTCCCTTGATGGCCATGTGAAGATATTCGACTACAGCTCTCCAAATTGGGATGTCAAATTTGGCTGGAAGTTTGCCAGTGGAGGTGTATTGAGCACAGCTGTTTCTCCTAATTATAAGCATTTCGCTACAGGCTTGACATCTGGTCTTCTCTCTAtcagaacaagaaaaactGAGCCTAAGTCCGTTCAGCAGAAACAGAAGCATTCTCTCTCATATGCCAGAGCCATCAAGGGCAATGATTATACTGGAGATGAAGGAGCACAAATCATTACGACTGCAGGAACTGGCCCCAAGAAGATAACTCCTTACGAAAGGAATCTTCGTGGTTTCAGATGGGCCGAAGCGCTCGACActgttgttggtggtgggTACTCTAAAGAGCAGGTGGTGACCGTAATGCatgaattgaagaagagaggtAAAATTAGAGCTGCCTTGTATGGTAGAGACGAAAGTTCACTAATGCCCATTGTGCAATGGTGCATCAAAAACCTTGAAGACGTGAGGTACTTCAACGTCATATGTGATTATCTTGCTGTGATTTTCGAATGTTATGGTCATTTGCTTAGTAAGAGtgttgctcttgaagaggCTTTTAACACCTTGTCTCAGCAAATACGATTGGAGGTCAGAAAGTGCAAAGACGCAAAGGAAATGAGTGGAATGTTGGAACTATTAGCTATTTAA
- the RPL3 gene encoding 60S ribosomal protein uL3 — translation MSHRKYEEPRHGSLGFLPRKRAANSRGKVKSFPKDVKSKPVALTAFLGYKAGMTTIVRDLDRPGSKMHKREIVEAATVVDTPPMVVVGVVGYVETPRSLRSLTTVWAEHLSEEVKRRFYKNWYKSKKKAFTKYSAKYAKNGDEIQKELARIAKYATVVRVLCHTQIKKTPLAQKKAHLAEIQINGGSTEDKVNWAKEHFEKEVTVDTVFEQNEMIDVIAVTKGHGFEGVTHRWGTKKLPRKTHRGLRKVACIGAWHPANVNWTVPRAGQNGYHHRTSINHKVYRVGNGSDEKSGSTEFDRTAKTINPLGGFVRYGNVNNDFVMVKGSIPGVKKRVVTLRKSLYVDTSRRALEKVNLKWIDTASKFGKGRFQTPAEKRAFLGTLKKDLEN, via the coding sequence ATGTCTCACAGAAAGTACGAAGAGCCAAGACACGGTTCCTTGGGTTTCCTCCCAAGAAAGAGAGCTGCCAACTCCAGAGGTAAGGTTAAGTCCTTTCCTAAGGATGTCAAGTCCAAACCAGTTGCCTTGACCGCCTTCTTGGGTTACAAGGCTGGTATGACTACCATCGTCAGAGACTTGGACAGACCAGGCTCCAAGATGCACAAGCGTGAGATCGTTGAGGCTGCTACTGTTGTGGACACCCCACCAATGGTcgttgttggtgttgtcGGTTACGTGGAGACCCCAAGAAGTTTGAGATCTTTGACCACCGTTTGGGCTGAGCACCTTTCCGAGGAGGTCAAGAGAAGATTTTACAAGAACTGGtacaagtccaagaagaaggctttCACCAAGTACTCTGCTAAGTACGCTAAGAACGGTGACGAGATCCAGAAGGAGTTGGCCAGAATTGCCAAGTACGCTACTGTTGTTAGAGTGCTCTGTCACACacagatcaagaagaccCCATTGGCCCAGAAGAAGGCTCACTTGGCTGAAATCCAGATCAACGGTGGTTCGACCGAGGACAAGGTCAACTGGGCTAAGGAACACTTCGAGAAGGAGGTTACCGTTGACACTGTTTTTGAGCAGAACGAGATGATCGACGTCATTGCTGTCACCAAGGGTCACGGTTTCGAGGGTGTTACCCACAGATGGGGTACTAAGAAGTTGCCAAGAAAGACCCACAGAGGTTTGAGAAAGGTTGCCTGTATTGGTGCCTGGCACCCAGCCAACGTTAACTGGACTGTTCCAAGAGCTGGTCAGAACGGTTACCACCACAGAACCTCTATCAACCACAAGGTCTACAGAGTTGGTAACGGTTCTGACGAGAAGTCCGGCTCTACCGAGTTTGACAGAACAGCCAAGACCATCAACCCATTGGGTGGTTTCGTTAGATACGGTAACGTTAACAACGATTTCGTCATGGTTAAGGGTTCCATCCCAggtgtgaagaagagagttGTCACTTTGAGAAAGTCTTTGTACGTTGACACCTCTAGAAGAGCCCTCGAGAAGGTCAACTTGAAGTGGATCGATACTGCCTCTAAGTTCGGTAAGGGTAGATTCCAGACCCCAGCTGAGAAGAGAGCCTTCTTGGGTACCTTGAAAAaggacttggagaactAA
- the CIP1 gene encoding Cip1p: MSSIAVFGLGGFLGNPVLESLQQAPFADKVKFPILAVTRDTSNYTSTDKVKYIEGDVVNDRDAVIKELQGVDVIVELVGPDPSVFAATEKVAAAVKPKLYIPSQFGVDIAQSQSTLPGFLGLKTDHSTKLRDAGLKVVDIVTGLFGDKDSFVTHTSAIVGVDESAKKVTYLGSPKNHFSYTILSDIGKTVAAAAVSPNPSELPDLLRVNSGTISQEELVAKFEAAKSVKLGVKEVSAEEALAEAKKVWAEGFNGNKFLYYLQVLISQGKEKGLWFGDNDNDVVNPSGSAWKWTTV; this comes from the coding sequence ATGTCTTCTATCGCTGTTTTCGGTCTTGGTGGCTTCCTCGGTAACCCTGTGTTGGAGTCCTTGCAACAGGCTCCTTTCGCAGACAAGGTCAAGTTCCCTATTTTGGCTGTCACAAGAGATACTTCAAACTACACGAGCACTGACAAGGTCAAGTACATTGAGGGAGATGTCGTTAATGATCGAGATGCAGTTATCAAAGAATTGCAAGGTGTCGACGTCATTGTCGAGTTGGTGGGCCCTGACCCTTctgttttcgcagccactgaGAAGgtcgctgctgctgtgaAGCCCAAGCTTTACATCCCATCCCAATTCGGTGTGGATATTGCCCAGTCTCAGTCAACTTTGCCTGGCTTTTTGGGGCTTAAGACTGACCATTCTACAAAACTTAGAGACGCCGGTCTCAAGGTGGTGGATATTGTCACAGGTCTCTTTGGCGACAAGGACTCCTTCGTTACACACACCTCTGCCATTGTTGGTGTGGATGAAAGCGCCAAAAAGGTCACTTACTTGGGCTCTCCGAAGAACCACTTCTCTTACACCATTCTCTCTGATATCGGTAAGACcgtggctgctgctgctgtaTCGCCTAACCCAAGTGAGCTCCCAGACTTGTTGAGGGTCAACTCAGGCACGATTTCTCAAGAGGAGCTTGTTGCCAAGTTCGAGGCTGCCAAGTCTGTCAAGTTGGGCGTCAAGGAGGTTTCTGCTGAGGAAGCTTTGGCCGAAGCCAAGAAGGTTTGGGCGGAAGGTTTCAATGGAAACAAATTCCTCTATTATTTACAGGTGCTTATCTCTCAGGGCAAGGAGAAGGGCCTTTGGTTCGGCGATAACGACAATGACGTTGTCAACCCGAGCGGCTCTGCCTGGAAATGGACTACAGTTTGA